A single region of the Enterococcus mundtii genome encodes:
- the msrB gene encoding peptide-methionine (R)-S-oxide reductase MsrB codes for MSKPTDTNKEDLKETLSPISYAVTQENATERPFTGEYDDFYEKGIYVDIVSGEPLFSSAEKYDAGCGWPAFSQPISRKDVKEKADFSHGMHRVEVRSNEADSHLGHVFNDGPADKGGLRYCINSAALKFIPYEEMDAAGYSEYKSIVE; via the coding sequence ATGAGTAAACCAACCGACACAAACAAAGAGGACTTAAAAGAAACATTATCTCCGATTTCTTATGCAGTGACACAAGAAAACGCCACAGAACGTCCATTTACTGGAGAATACGACGATTTTTATGAAAAAGGGATCTATGTCGATATTGTCAGCGGCGAACCGCTTTTCAGTTCTGCAGAGAAATATGATGCAGGCTGTGGCTGGCCAGCTTTCAGCCAACCCATCAGCAGAAAAGACGTCAAAGAAAAAGCGGATTTTTCTCACGGGATGCACCGAGTCGAAGTAAGAAGTAATGAAGCCGACTCCCATCTTGGACATGTTTTTAATGATGGACCCGCAGATAAAGGTGGCTTACGCTATTGCATCAACTCTGCTGCCTTGAAGTTTATCCCTTATGAAGAAATGGATGCTGCTGGTTACAGTGAATATAAATCAATTGTCGAATAA